The Limisphaerales bacterium genome has a window encoding:
- a CDS encoding F0F1 ATP synthase subunit alpha, whose translation MSNLLQDIEAQIAGAKTDVARENVGVVREIGDGVAKIEGLTGAMMNEMLDFGSGVMGLALNLEETEVGAVILGDHTGIAEGDEVKTTGKLLSVPVGKALLGRVVDALGRPIDGKGDIAAEANYPVEKIAPGIIKRKSVSQPVQTGIMAVDAMIPIGRGQRELVIGDRQTGKTAVCIDAIINNARINKEGLESGDPNFRPLYSIYVAIGQKRANVAKVIQDLEENGALEHTIVVAATASDSATNQFLAPFAGASMGEWFMDNNMDALIVYDDLSKHAVAYRQVSLVLKRPSGREAYPGDVFYLHSRLLERSARLSEDAGGGSLTALPIIETQAGDVSAYIPTNVISITDGQLFLETDLFYQGVRPAISVGLSVSRVGSAAQIKAMKQVSGTIKLDLAQFRELAAFAQFGSDLDAATKAKLERGKRIVEIFKQAQFKPVPVPVQVSILWAVQNGHFDDVDVEEMDATQDAITAYLQDRKSDLLNKITAEGKLDDALEADLKSAIEDFKSANK comes from the coding sequence ATGAGCAACCTACTGCAGGATATTGAAGCCCAAATCGCGGGCGCGAAAACAGATGTGGCCCGCGAGAACGTGGGTGTGGTGCGCGAGATCGGTGATGGCGTGGCGAAAATCGAAGGCCTCACCGGCGCGATGATGAACGAGATGCTCGACTTCGGCAGCGGCGTGATGGGCCTCGCACTGAACCTCGAGGAAACGGAAGTGGGCGCGGTGATTCTCGGCGACCACACCGGCATCGCCGAGGGCGACGAGGTGAAGACCACCGGCAAGCTGCTCTCCGTGCCTGTGGGCAAAGCGCTGCTCGGCCGCGTGGTGGATGCGCTCGGCCGGCCGATCGACGGCAAAGGCGACATCGCCGCCGAGGCAAATTATCCCGTTGAAAAAATTGCGCCCGGCATCATTAAACGCAAATCCGTTAGCCAACCAGTGCAGACCGGCATCATGGCGGTGGACGCGATGATCCCGATTGGCCGCGGCCAACGCGAGCTGGTGATCGGCGACCGCCAAACCGGCAAAACGGCCGTGTGCATCGACGCCATCATCAACAACGCGCGCATCAATAAAGAAGGCCTTGAAAGTGGCGATCCGAATTTCCGGCCGCTTTATTCCATTTACGTGGCCATCGGCCAAAAGCGCGCCAACGTGGCGAAGGTCATTCAAGACCTCGAGGAAAACGGCGCGCTGGAGCACACCATCGTGGTGGCTGCCACGGCGAGCGATTCCGCGACTAATCAATTCCTCGCTCCGTTCGCAGGCGCTTCAATGGGTGAGTGGTTCATGGACAACAACATGGATGCGCTGATCGTGTACGATGATTTATCCAAACACGCGGTGGCGTACCGGCAAGTATCGCTCGTGCTCAAGCGTCCGTCCGGTCGCGAGGCGTATCCGGGCGATGTGTTTTACCTGCACAGCCGGTTGCTGGAGCGCTCAGCGCGTTTGTCTGAAGATGCAGGCGGCGGTTCGCTCACTGCCCTGCCCATCATCGAAACGCAAGCGGGCGACGTTTCCGCTTACATTCCGACCAACGTAATTTCCATCACCGATGGCCAGCTCTTTTTGGAAACCGATTTGTTTTATCAGGGCGTGCGTCCGGCGATTTCCGTGGGCCTCTCCGTGAGCCGCGTGGGTTCCGCCGCGCAGATCAAGGCGATGAAGCAGGTGTCCGGCACCATCAAGCTGGACCTCGCGCAGTTCCGCGAGCTGGCGGCGTTCGCGCAATTCGGCAGCGACCTCGACGCCGCCACCAAAGCCAAGCTCGAACGTGGCAAGCGCATTGTGGAAATATTCAAGCAGGCGCAATTCAAGCCCGTGCCCGTGCCGGTGCAGGTGAGTATTTTGTGGGCCGTGCAGAACGGTCATTTCGATGACGTGGACGTTGAAGAGATGGACGCCACGCAGGACGCCATCACCGCCTATTTGCAGGATCGCAAATCCGATTTGTTAAATAAAATCACCGCCGAAGGCAAACTCGATGACGCCCTCGAGGCCGACCTCAAGTCCGCCATCGAAGATTTCAAATCGGCGAATAAGTAA
- a CDS encoding ATP synthase F0 subunit C has translation MFAVITGTLHVGLAALGSAIGVGLVGMKAAEATGRNPGAAGEIRTQAIIFAALAEGIVFIAIFLAK, from the coding sequence ATGTTTGCAGTAATTACTGGAACACTTCACGTGGGTCTTGCGGCCCTCGGCTCCGCCATCGGCGTGGGCTTGGTGGGTATGAAAGCCGCCGAGGCCACCGGCCGCAACCCCGGCGCCGCCGGCGAAATCCGGACTCAAGCGATCATCTTCGCCGCGTTGGCTGAAGGTATTGTGTTTATTGCGATCTTCCTCGCGAAGTAA
- a CDS encoding DUF4340 domain-containing protein: protein MITKQTMWLLGAVVIMFGYIWAFEREAAPSPSEVPELWGAFKPNNIRALRISYGTNSFRLEQDAGQWRFTEPMHYPAQAEPVLALLQACAALTATDYLKPGEVSHLSEFELAPPKVILHLERDGGNPLELRLGSEVLLSHSIYAQSSGNDGVFVLPKEFLNYFPAGNHVWRDRLVFHLSQREAKIDTVMMRNGPLRMTLNRPATNRIWSVTQPKPVKRGNSQYIQQVLTQLWQWEVQHFVPDRHAAQLEAFGLRPPAAELELRQGTNRLAWVQFGHSPTNQPGLVYARLMNHSNVVIVARAELEPLRSKDWTFCDRHLASRFVPSELARIEVMANEPFTLTQNTNSVWSLTAPVPLPADQELVFELLANLGRLQAVDRAAEVVANFDEYGLAQPSASFTLRNRGGTNTIRSQISFGSPVNNSDQLYARRHDEDTAYTVARADQQRLPSWSYQLRDRQLWNFTGKDVVKFTITLGDKIATLERNNAGQWTQPGLQLSAKESGEINLAINQLGRFKAHDWTARGDDKRGVYGILEEKKMLTLQLRRGGETVERKLEFGRRSPRRNPYAMATDPLKQEPVVFEFPSEIFENAVFDLFKLTQTR, encoded by the coding sequence ATGATTACGAAACAAACAATGTGGCTGCTGGGCGCGGTGGTGATTATGTTCGGCTATATTTGGGCCTTCGAACGCGAGGCGGCGCCGAGCCCTTCCGAAGTGCCGGAGCTTTGGGGAGCGTTCAAGCCCAACAACATTCGCGCCCTGCGCATTTCTTATGGCACCAACTCTTTCCGCCTCGAACAGGATGCCGGCCAATGGCGATTCACCGAACCGATGCACTATCCCGCGCAAGCCGAGCCGGTACTGGCGCTGCTGCAAGCGTGCGCGGCACTGACCGCCACCGATTATTTGAAGCCGGGCGAAGTAAGCCATTTATCTGAATTCGAACTGGCTCCACCCAAAGTCATTCTTCACCTGGAACGCGATGGCGGCAACCCGCTGGAGCTACGGCTGGGCAGTGAAGTCCTGTTGAGCCATTCCATTTACGCACAATCTTCAGGCAATGACGGGGTGTTTGTTTTGCCCAAAGAATTTCTCAATTACTTCCCGGCAGGCAATCATGTGTGGCGCGATCGCCTGGTGTTTCATCTCAGCCAACGCGAAGCAAAAATCGATACGGTGATGATGCGTAACGGCCCACTGCGGATGACACTAAACCGCCCGGCCACCAACCGAATATGGAGCGTCACCCAACCCAAACCGGTGAAGCGCGGCAACAGCCAATATATCCAGCAAGTGCTCACGCAATTATGGCAATGGGAAGTACAGCATTTTGTTCCCGATCGGCACGCGGCCCAACTCGAAGCGTTTGGCTTACGCCCGCCTGCGGCGGAGCTGGAACTGCGGCAAGGCACCAACCGCCTAGCTTGGGTGCAATTCGGCCACAGCCCCACCAACCAACCAGGACTGGTATATGCGCGGCTGATGAACCATTCCAACGTGGTCATCGTGGCCCGCGCTGAATTAGAGCCCCTGCGCTCCAAGGATTGGACCTTTTGTGACCGCCACCTCGCCAGCCGGTTTGTGCCCAGCGAACTCGCCCGCATCGAAGTGATGGCCAACGAGCCCTTCACCCTCACGCAAAACACCAATAGCGTGTGGAGCCTAACCGCGCCCGTACCGCTGCCGGCAGATCAGGAATTGGTGTTTGAATTACTCGCAAATCTCGGCCGACTCCAAGCCGTTGATCGGGCTGCGGAAGTGGTCGCCAACTTTGACGAATACGGGCTCGCCCAGCCAAGCGCCAGTTTCACCCTGCGCAATCGCGGCGGCACAAACACGATCCGCTCGCAAATTTCGTTCGGCTCGCCCGTTAACAATAGCGACCAACTGTACGCTCGCCGCCACGACGAAGACACGGCTTACACTGTGGCTCGAGCAGATCAACAGCGATTGCCTTCGTGGTCGTATCAATTGCGCGACCGGCAGTTGTGGAATTTCACCGGCAAGGACGTGGTTAAATTTACCATAACCCTCGGCGACAAAATAGCCACGCTCGAGCGCAACAACGCCGGCCAATGGACACAACCGGGGCTGCAGCTTTCAGCGAAAGAATCCGGCGAAATCAACCTGGCGATCAATCAACTCGGGCGATTCAAGGCCCACGATTGGACTGCACGCGGTGATGACAAGCGCGGGGTGTACGGAATTCTTGAGGAGAAAAAAATGCTAACGTTGCAGCTCCGGCGCGGTGGTGAAACGGTTGAACGCAAACTGGAATTCGGTCGGCGATCCCCCAGGCGCAATCCGTATGCGATGGCCACGGATCCGTTGAAACAGGAACCAGTGGTGTTTGAGTTCCCCTCGGAAATATTTGAAAACGCGGTGTTCGACCTCTTCAAGCTCACGCAAACGCGTTAG
- a CDS encoding F0F1 ATP synthase subunit delta has product MKGSKQSRREAKQLFKSCRIDGALDEGRVRQAVTLVIEKKPRGYFGILQELQRLVKLDVSSRSARVESAVTLSDAQQQSVRESLGRLKDGEVAVEFAENADLIGGMRVKIGDDVFDGSVKTRLAGLSESF; this is encoded by the coding sequence ATGAAAGGCAGTAAACAATCACGGCGTGAAGCGAAGCAGCTTTTTAAAAGCTGCCGCATCGATGGCGCGTTGGACGAAGGGCGCGTGCGGCAGGCGGTGACGTTGGTGATTGAGAAAAAGCCGCGCGGGTATTTCGGCATTTTGCAGGAGTTGCAGCGTTTGGTGAAGCTGGATGTTTCCAGCCGCAGCGCGCGCGTGGAAAGCGCGGTAACGCTGAGCGATGCCCAACAGCAGAGCGTGCGCGAAAGCCTGGGCCGATTGAAGGACGGCGAGGTGGCAGTTGAGTTTGCGGAAAACGCGGATCTTATCGGCGGGATGCGGGTGAAGATTGGTGATGATGTTTTTGACGGCAGCGTAAAGACGCGTTTGGCCGGTTTGAGTGAAAGTTTTTAA
- a CDS encoding ABC transporter permease subunit — translation MSTLITLTRRELAGHFLSFRGYVILAGVQFLLGLSLLLIVDTLNNRPFDLPITEKFPSTGLFWLVLLLVTPVITMRTFAREKSTGTFETLMTTPVSDLQVVLAKFSGAFGFYLLTFLPMAAFPFILKHYAAVFPQVDAGPVASTFLGIALIGSFYMALGCFTSSLTRSQIVAAMTSFTLGTGIFMIGLLGEISPPTDTPMYTALRHISVLEHMKDFSSGIIDTRHVIFYLSLTAVFLFLTCQSIGSRRWK, via the coding sequence ATGAGCACGTTGATCACCCTCACGCGGCGCGAATTGGCAGGACATTTTTTGTCCTTCCGCGGCTATGTGATTTTAGCGGGCGTGCAGTTCTTGCTGGGGCTGAGTTTGTTGCTCATTGTGGACACGCTGAACAACCGGCCATTTGATTTACCGATCACAGAAAAATTCCCAAGCACGGGATTGTTTTGGCTGGTCCTGCTGCTCGTGACGCCGGTGATCACGATGCGCACCTTCGCCCGCGAGAAATCCACCGGCACGTTTGAGACACTGATGACCACGCCGGTGAGTGACCTGCAAGTGGTGCTGGCAAAATTCAGCGGTGCATTCGGTTTTTATTTGCTGACGTTTTTGCCGATGGCGGCATTTCCGTTCATTCTCAAGCACTATGCGGCGGTTTTCCCACAGGTGGATGCCGGGCCGGTGGCGAGCACTTTTCTGGGGATCGCGTTGATTGGTTCATTTTATATGGCGCTGGGGTGCTTCACCTCCAGCCTCACGCGCAGCCAAATCGTCGCGGCGATGACGAGCTTCACGCTGGGGACTGGAATTTTTATGATCGGGTTACTGGGAGAAATCAGCCCGCCGACCGACACCCCGATGTACACCGCGCTGCGACACATTTCGGTACTGGAACACATGAAGGATTTTTCCTCGGGCATCATCGATACGCGGCACGTGATTTTTTACCTGAGCCTCACCGCCGTGTTTTTGTTCCTCACCTGCCAATCCATCGGCAGCCGACGCTGGAAATAA
- the atpG gene encoding ATP synthase F1 subunit gamma: MPSTRDIRRRITSVKKTAQITNAMEKVAQAKMARAQQAAIGGRPYAELMNRMLGEVVTHAGDFEHPLMESRGGDRRALILVTTDKGMCGALNTNLLRLVSDEFIKDDTRVISAGRKGAQHATRAGWDLAAEFSYADRPTFAEARAITKMAVGLFESGEVDHVDVAFSNFINTITQKPEVQTLLPITEIKGVSAGVEGEEMSTELPGGTTEFLFEPSAGGVLGELLPHYLNFQMHQILLEAKASEFSSKMVAMKNATDNANNLIKDLTLTYNKMRQAAITNELLEITTAQMALGN, translated from the coding sequence ATGCCCAGCACCCGAGACATCCGGCGACGGATCACATCCGTCAAGAAGACCGCGCAGATTACCAATGCGATGGAGAAGGTGGCGCAGGCCAAGATGGCGCGGGCGCAACAGGCGGCGATTGGCGGGCGACCATACGCCGAGCTGATGAATCGGATGCTCGGCGAGGTGGTGACGCACGCGGGTGATTTTGAACATCCGCTGATGGAATCGCGTGGTGGCGATCGGCGCGCATTAATTTTGGTGACCACCGACAAGGGAATGTGCGGCGCGTTGAACACGAATTTGCTGCGGCTGGTTTCCGATGAATTTATCAAGGACGACACGCGTGTGATTTCCGCCGGCCGCAAAGGTGCGCAGCACGCGACGCGGGCGGGTTGGGATTTGGCGGCGGAATTTTCGTATGCCGATCGACCGACCTTTGCCGAGGCACGGGCGATTACGAAAATGGCGGTGGGCCTGTTCGAAAGCGGCGAGGTGGATCACGTGGACGTGGCCTTCTCGAATTTCATCAACACCATCACGCAAAAACCGGAGGTGCAGACGCTGCTGCCGATCACGGAAATCAAAGGTGTCAGTGCCGGCGTTGAGGGTGAGGAAATGTCCACTGAACTGCCGGGCGGCACTACGGAATTTTTGTTTGAACCTTCGGCGGGCGGCGTGTTGGGCGAGTTGCTGCCGCATTATTTAAATTTTCAGATGCACCAGATTTTGCTGGAGGCCAAGGCGAGTGAGTTCAGCTCCAAGATGGTGGCGATGAAGAATGCCACCGATAACGCGAACAATCTCATCAAGGATCTCACGCTCACTTATAACAAGATGCGTCAGGCGGCGATTACCAATGAGCTGTTGGAAATTACCACGGCTCAGATGGCCCTCGGGAATTAA
- the atpF gene encoding F0F1 ATP synthase subunit B: protein MENLILLAAQESGGAAAQIAKDFGVNWQLFISQCIAFLVVALALKKFAYGPVLKVLEDRKQKIAEGIENADKIKAELASTQEAKDQILSDANAKAQELIDEARAAAEKVGEAKAQEAVKQAEEIIRKAREATEADRETMMAELKAEIGRLVVETTAKVSGKVLTSEDQQRLIDETNKELAA from the coding sequence ATGGAAAACTTGATCTTACTAGCCGCGCAAGAAAGCGGCGGAGCCGCAGCGCAAATCGCCAAAGATTTTGGCGTCAATTGGCAGCTTTTCATATCGCAGTGCATCGCCTTTTTGGTGGTGGCGTTGGCGTTGAAAAAGTTTGCTTACGGGCCGGTGCTGAAGGTGCTGGAGGATCGCAAGCAGAAGATTGCCGAGGGCATTGAGAATGCCGACAAGATTAAGGCCGAACTGGCGAGTACGCAGGAGGCGAAGGATCAGATTTTGTCTGACGCCAATGCGAAGGCGCAGGAATTGATCGATGAAGCGCGGGCGGCTGCTGAGAAAGTGGGCGAGGCCAAAGCGCAGGAGGCGGTGAAGCAGGCGGAGGAAATTATCCGCAAAGCCCGCGAAGCCACCGAGGCGGATCGCGAAACGATGATGGCGGAATTGAAAGCCGAGATTGGCCGGTTGGTGGTGGAGACCACGGCAAAGGTCAGCGGTAAAGTGCTCACGAGCGAAGATCAGCAACGCTTGATCGATGAGACGAACAAGGAATTGGCCGCTTAA
- a CDS encoding GldG family protein has protein sequence MSTPGNESYSTGRRWSGWINCTLAVLSVLALTAMANYLSYRNYSRASVAENIDLKFSSRTEVMLRQLDNTVTVTVFYDEEESTRVLVLELLKKYQHANPLIRFTTVNPLREPARAREVIRRCRLPEQARNLVIFEANQRMQIITHGQLTKMDVAGRTPKGELVFKRTAFLGELHFTSAINAVSNPVEPQVYFLTGHGEHSPTNTGNAGYTKCLRLLTDLGAVASPLQLNRNTGIPTDCRLLVLAGPRTEIGPTERAKLEQYLQNGGRMMVLLNRDSRAGLEYLLERWAVTAHNDVILDPENTLGDGTLRVQQFMSHPSVRALQKGELAVRLLMPRGVEANTNSALAAEGTQATTLMVTGPTATARETSANGPAGITRSGSLSVAVAVEKGAIPGVQAQNATRLTRLVVVGDSAFLRNDRMDTDANREFAWHTINWLLNRASLLKGIGPKPIREYRFEYTKPQKHRMFALLLGILPAGTLLLGAMVWLRRRA, from the coding sequence ATGAGCACACCCGGAAATGAAAGCTACTCGACCGGCCGCCGTTGGAGCGGGTGGATCAACTGCACGCTGGCGGTGCTTTCGGTGTTGGCGCTGACGGCAATGGCCAATTACCTGTCGTATCGAAATTATTCCCGAGCGTCCGTAGCAGAAAATATCGACCTCAAATTTTCCTCGCGCACAGAGGTGATGCTGCGGCAATTGGACAATACCGTGACCGTGACGGTGTTTTATGACGAGGAAGAATCCACGCGGGTGTTGGTGCTGGAACTGTTAAAAAAATATCAACACGCCAATCCACTCATACGCTTCACGACGGTCAATCCGTTACGCGAACCGGCCCGCGCACGGGAAGTGATCCGGCGCTGTCGACTCCCGGAGCAGGCGCGCAACCTGGTGATCTTCGAGGCCAATCAACGGATGCAAATTATCACTCACGGACAACTCACAAAAATGGATGTGGCCGGCCGAACTCCGAAAGGCGAATTGGTATTTAAGCGCACGGCGTTTCTTGGCGAATTACATTTTACCTCCGCAATCAACGCGGTGTCGAATCCGGTCGAGCCGCAGGTGTATTTTCTCACCGGCCACGGCGAGCATAGCCCCACGAACACGGGCAATGCCGGCTACACAAAATGTCTGCGGCTGTTGACGGACCTTGGCGCGGTGGCGTCCCCGCTTCAGCTCAATCGAAACACGGGCATCCCCACCGATTGCCGGTTGCTGGTGCTGGCCGGACCGCGCACGGAAATTGGCCCCACTGAACGCGCCAAGCTGGAGCAATATTTGCAAAATGGCGGACGGATGATGGTGTTGCTCAACCGCGATTCACGCGCGGGCCTGGAATATTTACTCGAACGCTGGGCGGTGACCGCGCACAACGATGTGATCCTCGATCCTGAAAACACGTTGGGCGATGGCACTTTGCGGGTGCAACAATTTATGTCGCATCCCTCCGTGCGCGCGTTGCAAAAAGGAGAACTCGCGGTGCGGCTTCTGATGCCGCGCGGAGTGGAAGCGAACACCAACAGCGCGCTGGCCGCAGAAGGCACCCAAGCCACAACACTGATGGTTACCGGCCCCACCGCCACCGCGCGGGAAACCAGCGCCAACGGACCGGCAGGCATCACCCGTTCGGGTTCACTGTCGGTGGCGGTAGCGGTGGAGAAGGGTGCCATCCCGGGCGTACAGGCACAAAATGCCACACGGCTTACGCGGCTGGTGGTGGTGGGCGACTCCGCGTTCTTGCGAAATGACCGAATGGATACGGACGCCAATCGCGAGTTTGCATGGCATACGATCAACTGGCTGCTCAACCGCGCTTCGCTGCTCAAGGGCATCGGGCCCAAACCCATTCGCGAATATCGATTTGAATATACCAAACCGCAAAAACACCGGATGTTCGCACTGCTGCTGGGCATATTGCCCGCCGGCACGTTGTTACTGGGCGCAATGGTGTGGCTGCGAAGGCGAGCCTGA
- the atpD gene encoding F0F1 ATP synthase subunit beta, with protein MNKGKIVQIIGPVVDAEFTDSLPAIYNALTVEFDVDGKTTKLTLEVQQHLGDNWVRAVAMSSTEGLRRGMELTDADAPISMPVGDAVMGRVFNVTGEAVDEQGPVEADTFNPIHRAAPPLTEQSTSQQVLTTGIKVIDLICPFLKGGKVGAFGGAGVGKTVIIMELINNIAKLHGGISMFAGVGERTREGNDLYNEMIEADVIKTEKDENGHTKFNDRGLPVLAPGSRIGLVYGQMNEPPGARLRVALSALAVTEYFRDEKNQDVLLFVDNIFRFSQAGSEVSALLGRTPSAVGYQPTLAAEMGDLQERITSTKKGSITSFQAVYVPADDLTDPAPATTFAHLDATIVLERSIAELGIYPAVDPLASTSLALTADIVGEEHYRVARGVQAVLQRYKELQDIIAILGMDELSPEDKQTVFRARKIQRFLSQPFSVAEVFTGTPGKQVDVADTVKGFAEILDGKHDDVPESNFYMKGGIDEIQD; from the coding sequence ATGAATAAAGGCAAGATTGTACAGATCATTGGACCGGTGGTGGACGCGGAGTTCACCGACAGCCTGCCCGCCATTTACAACGCGCTCACCGTTGAGTTCGACGTGGACGGCAAGACCACCAAGCTGACGCTCGAGGTGCAGCAGCATTTGGGCGACAACTGGGTGCGCGCTGTGGCGATGAGCTCCACCGAGGGCTTGCGGCGCGGAATGGAACTCACCGACGCCGACGCGCCCATCAGTATGCCCGTTGGCGATGCGGTGATGGGCCGCGTATTCAACGTCACCGGCGAGGCCGTGGATGAGCAAGGGCCGGTTGAGGCCGACACGTTCAACCCCATTCACCGCGCAGCACCACCGCTCACCGAGCAATCCACTTCGCAGCAGGTGCTGACCACCGGCATTAAGGTCATCGATTTAATTTGCCCGTTCCTGAAGGGCGGCAAAGTTGGCGCGTTCGGCGGTGCGGGCGTGGGCAAGACGGTGATCATTATGGAGCTGATCAACAACATCGCGAAGCTGCACGGCGGCATTTCGATGTTCGCCGGCGTGGGCGAACGCACACGCGAAGGCAACGATCTTTACAACGAAATGATCGAGGCCGACGTCATCAAAACTGAGAAGGACGAAAACGGTCACACGAAATTTAATGATCGCGGTTTGCCGGTGCTCGCGCCCGGCTCGCGGATTGGGCTGGTATACGGCCAAATGAACGAACCGCCCGGCGCGCGTTTGCGCGTGGCGCTTTCGGCATTGGCGGTAACCGAATATTTCCGCGACGAAAAAAATCAGGACGTGCTGCTTTTCGTGGACAACATTTTCCGCTTCTCACAAGCCGGTTCCGAGGTGAGCGCGTTGCTGGGGCGCACGCCGTCGGCCGTGGGTTATCAACCGACGCTAGCCGCCGAGATGGGTGATTTGCAGGAACGCATCACTTCCACAAAGAAAGGTTCCATCACCTCTTTCCAGGCGGTGTACGTGCCGGCGGATGATTTGACCGATCCCGCACCCGCCACCACGTTTGCGCACTTGGACGCCACCATCGTGCTCGAGCGTTCCATTGCCGAGCTGGGCATTTATCCGGCGGTCGATCCGCTGGCGTCCACTTCGCTGGCGCTCACGGCGGACATCGTGGGCGAGGAGCATTACCGCGTGGCGCGCGGCGTGCAGGCGGTGCTGCAACGCTACAAAGAATTGCAGGACATCATCGCCATTCTCGGCATGGACGAACTTTCGCCGGAGGACAAACAAACCGTGTTCCGCGCGCGTAAAATTCAGCGTTTCCTTTCGCAGCCCTTCAGTGTGGCGGAAGTGTTCACCGGCACGCCCGGCAAACAGGTGGACGTGGCGGATACCGTCAAAGGCTTCGCCGAAATTCTCGATGGCAAACACGACGACGTGCCGGAGAGCAATTTCTATATGAAGGGCGGCATCGACGAGATTCAGGACTAA
- the atpC gene encoding ATP synthase F1 subunit epsilon: MADTLKLEIVTPEAVIYSEDVEMVTLPGSEGDTGIYPNHVPLMTKVQAGELIVKKSGAEDILAVGEGFAEITGDHVAILTDNAIGSADIDEAAAEEALAKAEKRLEEGGDLTEDEAKALNQAILYSAAQLKAKRSRR; encoded by the coding sequence ATGGCCGACACGCTCAAACTTGAAATCGTCACCCCGGAGGCAGTGATTTACTCCGAGGACGTGGAGATGGTCACCCTCCCCGGCAGCGAAGGCGACACGGGCATTTACCCGAACCACGTTCCATTGATGACCAAAGTGCAGGCGGGCGAACTCATCGTCAAAAAAAGTGGTGCTGAGGATATTCTGGCTGTGGGCGAAGGCTTCGCGGAAATCACCGGCGACCACGTGGCCATCCTCACTGACAACGCCATCGGCAGCGCAGACATCGACGAAGCCGCTGCCGAAGAAGCCTTGGCCAAAGCCGAAAAGAGACTCGAAGAAGGTGGCGATTTGACCGAAGACGAAGCGAAGGCACTCAACCAAGCCATCCTTTACTCCGCCGCCCAACTCAAGGCGAAGCGATCCAGACGATAA
- a CDS encoding ABC transporter ATP-binding protein, which translates to MIEVENLTKLYGSRPAIRDISFTVGRGEIVGFLGPNGAGKSTTMRILAGFLAATEGTVRIAGYDVAGASQEVRRRVGFMPENNPLHTDMRVREYLKFRARLKGLGQQASRDRVDAVIEQFNLADAARQMIGELSKGYRQRVGLADALVHEPAVIILDEPTIGLDPHQVRTVRQCIKQLAENHTVLISSHILPEVEVTCSQLMIFHEGRVEATDTPANLERKLGGQQRITVELEAEPDVLETAWEEMAEVEHHRITPAEGRFQRCRLTPRDGLDLRSEIAALARTRGWPLRELTRDRHTLEDIFVHITQKDEDE; encoded by the coding sequence ATGATTGAGGTGGAAAACCTCACCAAACTTTACGGCAGCCGTCCGGCAATTCGCGATATTTCCTTTACCGTGGGGCGCGGTGAAATTGTCGGTTTCCTGGGCCCCAACGGCGCGGGCAAAAGCACAACCATGCGCATCCTCGCCGGATTTCTGGCCGCCACCGAAGGCACCGTGCGGATCGCCGGCTACGACGTCGCCGGAGCCTCGCAGGAGGTGCGGCGGCGCGTGGGGTTTATGCCGGAAAACAACCCGCTGCACACAGATATGCGTGTGCGGGAATATCTGAAATTTCGCGCACGGCTCAAAGGGCTGGGGCAACAAGCCAGCCGCGATCGCGTGGATGCGGTGATCGAACAATTCAATCTCGCCGATGCCGCACGGCAAATGATTGGCGAACTCTCCAAGGGCTACCGCCAACGTGTGGGCTTGGCCGATGCACTCGTACACGAGCCGGCAGTGATCATTCTCGATGAACCCACCATTGGGCTCGATCCGCATCAAGTGCGCACCGTGCGGCAGTGCATAAAACAGCTCGCGGAAAATCATACGGTATTGATTTCATCGCACATTTTGCCCGAGGTGGAAGTGACGTGTTCACAGCTAATGATTTTCCACGAGGGACGCGTGGAGGCCACAGACACTCCGGCCAATTTGGAGCGCAAGCTGGGCGGGCAGCAGCGCATCACCGTGGAACTGGAAGCGGAGCCGGATGTTTTGGAAACGGCTTGGGAAGAAATGGCCGAAGTGGAACACCACCGCATCACACCGGCGGAAGGGCGCTTCCAGCGCTGCCGCTTGACGCCGCGCGACGGGCTAGATTTACGTTCGGAAATTGCCGCGCTTGCGCGCACCCGTGGCTGGCCGTTGCGCGAACTGACGCGTGACCGCCACACGTTGGAGGATATTTTTGTTCATATCACACAAAAGGACGAAGACGAATGA